A region of Argentina anserina chromosome 5, drPotAnse1.1, whole genome shotgun sequence DNA encodes the following proteins:
- the LOC126793843 gene encoding expansin-A23-like, with protein MTGLWFLFLTVLFVLNLGMAAADLQRNRGWQHATATFYGDMNGDETLQGACGYENVINQGYGLQTTALSEVLFNKGRTCGACFQIMCSNSKWCKKGAGAIQVTATNFCPPSHDQQAPWCNAPRKHFDLSMPMFLNIAEYKAGIVPVVYRRIKCQKSGGIKFVFKGNQGWLLVLVYNVGGSGQVVNVKIRGAQTGWIQMERNWGVNWQVVGETVQRLKGQSLSFQVTTRDGKRVWSDNVAPKDWQLGKTYEGRNFQ; from the exons ATGACTGGTCTTTGGTTTCTCTTCCTCACTGTGTTGTTTGTTCTCAACCTAGGCATGGCTGCAGCGGACCTTCAACGCAATCGTGGTTGGCAGCATGCTACTGCTACGTTTTACGGCGATATGAATGGTGATGAAACCTTAC AGGGAGCTTGTGGATATGAAAATGTTATTAACCAAGGATACGGGCTTCAAACAACAGCATTAAGCGAGGTGTTGTTCAACAAAGGACGTACCTGCGGAGCTTGTTTCCAAATAATGTGTTCAAACTCAAAATGGTGCAAAAAAGGCGCAGGCGCAATTCAGGTCACAGCTACCAACTTCTGCCCTCCAAGCCACGATCAGCAAGCTCCTTGGTGCAATGCACCTCGCAAGCACTTTGATCTATCCATGCCTATGTTCTTGAACATTGCAGAATACAAAGCAGGAATCGTTCCGGTTGTCTATCGCCGAATTAAGTGCCAGAAGAGTGGTGGCATTAAGTTTGTGTTCAAGGGAAATCAAGGTTGGTTGCTTGTGCTGGTGTACAATGTTGGTGGTTCTGGACAGGTTGTTAATGTGAAGATAAGGGGTGCACAGACTGGTTGGATACAAATGGAACGGAATTGGGGGGTAAACTGGCAGGTAGTGGGTGAAACAGTGCAGAGATTAAAGGGGCAGAGCTTGTCTTTCCAAGTTACCACAAGGGATGGTAAAAGGGTGTGGTCGGATAATGTCGCCCCGAAGGATTGGCAGTTGGGGAAGACATACGAGGGAAGGAACTTTCAGTGA